A window from Citrus sinensis cultivar Valencia sweet orange chromosome 3, DVS_A1.0, whole genome shotgun sequence encodes these proteins:
- the LOC102627851 gene encoding uncharacterized protein LOC102627851 isoform X2 → MAGVKRRMYTDSDIHALHKELDEISCPICMDHPHNAVLLICSSHDKGCRSYICDTSYRHSNCLDRYKKLRTSSRNNTTLSHSSPSHPQHNSNASDMNLALRTDFVESSENLNLNGSNALSDGLPEGPGENNIQQADRLLEREGEGNLNPEAGNSQTFHERTELEGLDVDNSSESILSLKCPMCRGAILGWEVVEEARKYLNLKRRTCSRESCSFVGNYQELRRHARRVHPTTRPSDIDPSRERAWRRLEHQREYSDIVSAIRSSMPGAVVVGDYVIENGDRFSAGRESGNGEVNAPWWTTFFLFHMIGSMDGTGESRARSRAWTRHRRSAGALSERRRFLWGENLLGLQDEEDDEEDDLHIFSDVGEDTSPIPRRRRRLTQSRSDEDQP, encoded by the coding sequence ATGGCTGGTGTGAAAAGAAGAATGTATACTGATTCAGATATTCATGCTCTTCACAAAGAGTTGGATGAGATCTCATGCCCCATCTGCATGGACCATCCACATAATGCTGTTCTTCTCATCTGCAGCTCGCATGACAAGGGTTGCAGATCTTACATTTGTGATACAAGTTACCGGCATTCAAATTGCTTGGACCGGTATAAGAAATTAAGGACCAGTTCTAGGAACAATACAACTTTATCCCATTCTTCACCTTCACACCCTCAACACAATAGTAATGCTTCTGATATgaatttggctttgagaaCTGACTTTGTTGAAAGTAGTGAAAATCTCAATCTGAATGGAAGCAATGCTTTATCTGATGGATTGCCAGAAGGACCAGGGGAAAATAATATTCAACAGGCAGATAGGCTGTTAGAAAGGGAAGGAGAAGGCAATTTGAATCCAGAAGCAGGGAACTCTCAGACCTTTCATGAACGGACTGAACTTGAAGGGTTAGATGTAGATAATTCGTCTGAATCAATCCTGAGTTTGAAATGCCCCATGTGCCGTGGAGCAATACTTGGCTGGGAGGTTGTAGAAGAGGCCAGAAAATATCTTAACCTGAAAAGGAGAACTTGTTCCAGAGAGTCATGTTCCTTTGTTGGTAATTACCAGGAATTGCGTCGACATGCCAGGAGGGTTCACCCAACGACCAGACCCTCTGATATTGACCCATCTAGGGAACGAGCCTGGCGACGCCTTGAGCACCAAAGGGAGTATAGTGATATTGTTAGCGCTATTCGCTCATCTATGCCAGGTGCTGTTGTAGTTGGTGACTATGTTATTGAGAATGGTGATAGGTTCTCCGCTGGAAGAGAAAGTGGCAATGGTGAAGTTAATGCACCATGGTGGACtactttctttttgtttcacaTGATCGGTTCAATGGATGGTACTGGTGAATCAAGAGCCCGTTCAAGGGCATGGACAAGGCATCGGCGTTCTGCTGGAGCTTTATCTGAGCGCCGTCGCTTCCTTTGGGGTGAGAATCTTTTGGGTCTtcaagatgaagaagatgatgaagaagatgactTGCATATATTCAGTGATGTGGGTGAAGATACATCTCCAATCCCAAGGAGACGGCGACGTTTGACACAATCCAGATCTGATGAGGATCAGCCATGA
- the LOC102627851 gene encoding uncharacterized protein LOC102627851 isoform X1, with translation MYELCSSGFDVLINSICLVVYDSACKMAGVKRRMYTDSDIHALHKELDEISCPICMDHPHNAVLLICSSHDKGCRSYICDTSYRHSNCLDRYKKLRTSSRNNTTLSHSSPSHPQHNSNASDMNLALRTDFVESSENLNLNGSNALSDGLPEGPGENNIQQADRLLEREGEGNLNPEAGNSQTFHERTELEGLDVDNSSESILSLKCPMCRGAILGWEVVEEARKYLNLKRRTCSRESCSFVGNYQELRRHARRVHPTTRPSDIDPSRERAWRRLEHQREYSDIVSAIRSSMPGAVVVGDYVIENGDRFSAGRESGNGEVNAPWWTTFFLFHMIGSMDGTGESRARSRAWTRHRRSAGALSERRRFLWGENLLGLQDEEDDEEDDLHIFSDVGEDTSPIPRRRRRLTQSRSDEDQP, from the coding sequence ATGTATGAACTATGTTCTAGTGGTTTTGATGTTCTGataaattcaatatgtttagtAGTTTACGACAGTGCATGCAAGATGGCTGGTGTGAAAAGAAGAATGTATACTGATTCAGATATTCATGCTCTTCACAAAGAGTTGGATGAGATCTCATGCCCCATCTGCATGGACCATCCACATAATGCTGTTCTTCTCATCTGCAGCTCGCATGACAAGGGTTGCAGATCTTACATTTGTGATACAAGTTACCGGCATTCAAATTGCTTGGACCGGTATAAGAAATTAAGGACCAGTTCTAGGAACAATACAACTTTATCCCATTCTTCACCTTCACACCCTCAACACAATAGTAATGCTTCTGATATgaatttggctttgagaaCTGACTTTGTTGAAAGTAGTGAAAATCTCAATCTGAATGGAAGCAATGCTTTATCTGATGGATTGCCAGAAGGACCAGGGGAAAATAATATTCAACAGGCAGATAGGCTGTTAGAAAGGGAAGGAGAAGGCAATTTGAATCCAGAAGCAGGGAACTCTCAGACCTTTCATGAACGGACTGAACTTGAAGGGTTAGATGTAGATAATTCGTCTGAATCAATCCTGAGTTTGAAATGCCCCATGTGCCGTGGAGCAATACTTGGCTGGGAGGTTGTAGAAGAGGCCAGAAAATATCTTAACCTGAAAAGGAGAACTTGTTCCAGAGAGTCATGTTCCTTTGTTGGTAATTACCAGGAATTGCGTCGACATGCCAGGAGGGTTCACCCAACGACCAGACCCTCTGATATTGACCCATCTAGGGAACGAGCCTGGCGACGCCTTGAGCACCAAAGGGAGTATAGTGATATTGTTAGCGCTATTCGCTCATCTATGCCAGGTGCTGTTGTAGTTGGTGACTATGTTATTGAGAATGGTGATAGGTTCTCCGCTGGAAGAGAAAGTGGCAATGGTGAAGTTAATGCACCATGGTGGACtactttctttttgtttcacaTGATCGGTTCAATGGATGGTACTGGTGAATCAAGAGCCCGTTCAAGGGCATGGACAAGGCATCGGCGTTCTGCTGGAGCTTTATCTGAGCGCCGTCGCTTCCTTTGGGGTGAGAATCTTTTGGGTCTtcaagatgaagaagatgatgaagaagatgactTGCATATATTCAGTGATGTGGGTGAAGATACATCTCCAATCCCAAGGAGACGGCGACGTTTGACACAATCCAGATCTGATGAGGATCAGCCATGA